In Meiothermus ruber DSM 1279, the following proteins share a genomic window:
- the rph gene encoding ribonuclease PH: MKRKDGRAAQELRPLTLRMGYVHYAEGSALVELGHTKVLVNVSLTDGVPRHVSGREGWLMAEYNLLPRSTKERKERERQKISGRTAEIQRFLGRAFRAALDLSLLPNKTVVIDADVIQADGGTRVASLLGGYAALHMAMDRLVNQGKLDEWPLTEFAAVSVGWMSDDSLLLDLTQIEDENAWADLTVVATQSGDIIELHGAGEGRPVPRSTYQAMLEMGLAHIPELVRRVHAQLKNRV; encoded by the coding sequence ATGAAACGCAAGGATGGCCGCGCGGCCCAGGAGCTGCGCCCCCTCACACTACGCATGGGCTATGTGCATTACGCCGAGGGTTCGGCGCTGGTAGAGCTGGGGCATACCAAGGTGCTGGTCAACGTTTCGCTGACGGATGGGGTGCCCCGGCACGTCTCGGGCCGCGAAGGCTGGCTCATGGCCGAGTATAACCTGCTGCCCCGCTCCACCAAAGAGCGCAAGGAACGCGAACGCCAGAAAATTTCGGGCCGCACAGCGGAGATTCAGCGGTTTTTGGGGCGGGCTTTCCGCGCTGCACTGGATTTGAGTTTGCTGCCCAACAAAACCGTGGTGATTGACGCCGATGTAATTCAGGCCGACGGTGGCACCCGCGTGGCCTCGCTCTTGGGGGGCTATGCGGCGCTGCATATGGCCATGGATCGGTTGGTCAACCAGGGCAAGCTGGATGAGTGGCCCCTTACCGAGTTCGCCGCGGTGAGCGTGGGCTGGATGAGCGACGATAGCCTGCTGCTCGACCTAACCCAGATCGAAGACGAGAACGCCTGGGCCGACCTGACCGTGGTGGCGACCCAGTCCGGCGATATTATCGAGTTGCACGGCGCAGGGGAAGGCCGTCCAGTGCCCAGAAGCACCTACCAGGCCATGCTGGAGATGGGTCTAGCCCATATACCCGAGCTGGTGCGGCGGGTGCATGCCCAGCTCAAGAACCGCGTCTGA
- a CDS encoding metalloenzyme codes for MAFLFVDGLGLSHDPRSALKRLDLPTLRALSGGFSQGPFSRPGLAYRVLDARLGVEGLPQSGTGQTALLTGLNAAQVLGYHQGPHPLSKLQTLLQQDSLQVWATQRGLRVLHANAYRPEYLERVQTSRRNLLSAFGFAARAARLELLPMHHPQALLPAFWPEPEAAGARFAQIAQQHDLTILEYWALDYAAHRMPEKLDERWLELDRFLEGFLNANPTATLVLTADHGNAEEPWHTQHTLNPVPLIVYGALAGKVPAMHSLTDLAPWIKRQFEA; via the coding sequence CTGGCCTTCTTATTCGTGGATGGGCTGGGGCTTTCCCACGACCCCCGCAGCGCCCTAAAGCGCCTGGACTTGCCCACGCTAAGGGCTTTAAGCGGCGGGTTCAGCCAGGGGCCCTTCAGTCGGCCCGGCCTGGCTTACCGCGTCCTGGACGCCCGGCTGGGGGTGGAGGGCCTGCCCCAGTCGGGCACCGGCCAGACCGCCTTGCTGACCGGGCTCAATGCGGCCCAGGTGCTGGGATACCACCAGGGGCCGCACCCATTAAGCAAGCTCCAAACCCTTCTGCAGCAGGATAGCTTGCAGGTCTGGGCCACCCAGCGGGGTTTGCGGGTACTGCACGCCAACGCCTACCGCCCGGAATACCTGGAAAGAGTACAGACCAGCCGCCGCAACCTGCTCTCGGCTTTTGGCTTCGCGGCCAGGGCCGCCCGGCTCGAGCTTCTGCCCATGCACCACCCTCAGGCCCTCTTACCGGCTTTCTGGCCCGAACCCGAGGCCGCTGGCGCACGCTTTGCCCAGATAGCCCAGCAACACGACCTGACCATCCTGGAATACTGGGCGCTGGATTACGCAGCCCATCGCATGCCGGAAAAGCTGGACGAGCGCTGGCTCGAGCTGGATCGCTTCCTCGAGGGCTTCCTGAACGCCAATCCCACCGCCACCCTGGTTCTTACCGCCGACCACGGCAACGCCGAAGAACCCTGGCATACCCAGCACACCCTCAACCCGGTGCCCCTCATCGTCTATGGGGCCTTGGCAGGAAAGGTTCCAGCCATGCACTCGCTGACCGACCTGGCGCCTTGGATCAAGCGACAGTTCGAGGCGTAG
- a CDS encoding OsmC family protein produces MPVRSAQAVWKGTLKEGQGHLKLESGVYEGPYTWASRFAEAGGTNPEELIGAAHAGCFAMFLSALLTNNNTPPEELHATARVHLGEGPTITKIELHLEGKVPGLSPEKFQELAQEAKAKCPISKALAAVPEISLEAKLL; encoded by the coding sequence ATGCCTGTACGTTCGGCCCAAGCGGTTTGGAAAGGTACGCTAAAAGAAGGTCAGGGACACCTGAAGCTGGAGAGCGGGGTTTACGAAGGGCCTTACACCTGGGCCTCGCGTTTCGCCGAGGCCGGCGGAACCAACCCGGAGGAGCTAATTGGGGCGGCCCATGCTGGGTGCTTTGCCATGTTTTTGTCGGCCCTCCTGACCAACAACAACACCCCCCCCGAAGAGCTGCACGCCACCGCCAGGGTGCACCTGGGGGAGGGGCCGACCATCACCAAGATCGAGCTACACCTCGAGGGCAAGGTACCCGGCCTTAGCCCGGAGAAGTTTCAGGAGCTGGCCCAGGAGGCCAAGGCCAAATGCCCCATCTCCAAGGCCCTGGCCGCGGTGCCCGAGATCAGCCTGGAGGCCAAGCTGCTCTGA
- a CDS encoding RNA polymerase sigma factor has protein sequence MARLAKGDERALEELYRRYSPSLYALLLRMLQSHEEAEEILQDSFVQLYREAARYQPERGGVAAFLFTIGRNFALSRLRSRKARPQKLEGHDLHNPEQELGLWREDDPTDRILVRRALCRLEPTDRKLLEEAFFDGYSHSELAERHNLPLGTVKTRLRRALLKLRAYLGGKAVSEEA, from the coding sequence ATGGCGCGACTTGCCAAAGGGGATGAGCGTGCCTTGGAAGAGTTATACCGCCGCTATAGCCCCTCGCTGTACGCCCTGCTCCTGCGGATGCTCCAAAGCCATGAGGAGGCTGAAGAGATCTTGCAGGACAGCTTTGTACAGCTTTACCGGGAAGCCGCCCGCTACCAGCCTGAGCGCGGGGGGGTGGCGGCTTTTCTGTTCACCATCGGGCGCAACTTTGCCCTATCGCGTCTGCGTAGCCGCAAGGCCCGCCCACAAAAGCTAGAAGGCCACGACCTGCACAACCCCGAGCAGGAGCTGGGTCTTTGGCGGGAGGACGACCCCACCGATCGGATTCTGGTGAGGCGGGCCTTGTGTAGGCTCGAGCCCACCGACCGTAAGCTGCTGGAAGAAGCCTTTTTCGACGGCTACAGCCACAGCGAGCTGGCCGAGCGCCACAACCTGCCCCTGGGCACGGTCAAAACCCGGCTGCGGCGGGCCCTGCTCAAACTGCGCGCGTACCTGGGGGGGAAAGCGGTCTCGGAGGAAGCATGA
- a CDS encoding anti-sigma factor domain-containing protein, whose translation MNDLRELLPDYALGLLEGEEKARLEQALQTSPELQAELAELRAVLYRLPESLPPVVPPPRVWAQVQRRVSPRRDFLRWAAAGLVLLGLGGFGVEQYRRYQALAEEQAKLARWLSDPEVKWQLIRNDQGQAFGTMLWREEGPCLMVMREPPPRGKVYQAWGRKHGAPPVSLGVFTGRVFETNYEGFDLMGVSLEPPGGSPTPTQPLGRVPTS comes from the coding sequence ATGAACGACCTCCGCGAACTGCTCCCCGACTACGCCCTGGGCCTTCTGGAAGGCGAGGAGAAAGCCCGGCTCGAGCAGGCCCTGCAAACCTCGCCCGAGCTACAGGCGGAGCTGGCTGAGCTCAGGGCGGTCTTGTACCGGCTGCCGGAAAGCCTCCCACCGGTTGTGCCGCCCCCGAGGGTCTGGGCCCAGGTGCAGCGCAGGGTTTCTCCCAGGCGGGATTTCCTGCGCTGGGCTGCGGCGGGCCTAGTCCTGCTGGGGCTGGGCGGCTTCGGGGTGGAACAGTACCGTCGCTATCAGGCTCTGGCCGAGGAGCAGGCCAAGCTGGCCCGCTGGCTGAGTGATCCTGAGGTCAAGTGGCAGCTCATCCGAAACGACCAGGGCCAGGCCTTTGGCACCATGCTCTGGCGGGAAGAGGGGCCCTGCCTGATGGTAATGCGCGAGCCGCCGCCTCGCGGCAAAGTCTATCAGGCCTGGGGCCGCAAGCACGGTGCACCCCCGGTCTCGCTGGGGGTCTTCACGGGGCGGGTTTTTGAGACCAACTACGAAGGCTTCGACCTGATGGGGGTAAGCCTCGAGCCCCCCGGCGGTAGCCCCACACCCACCCAGCCGCTGGGCCGGGTGCCTACTTCATAG
- a CDS encoding succinic semialdehyde dehydrogenase, producing the protein MIETGRLRAINPPRETPLFTPELLERLAQRVSASKPHTPYTLYSPFNGRVLGVFPLSNAQDVRQAVERARQAQPAWARMDARSRARIMLRFHDLLLERQAEILDLTQYETGKARRDAQEELLDTAIVAQYYATRSPGWLRPRRVGGTFLGLTQTWEYRHPVGVVGVISPWNYPLVMAVSEPIPALMAGNAVVLKPDLQTTFTALWIQSLLEEAGLPRDLFQVVTGGGEVGEALVATADFIALTGSTPTGRKVARQAGERLIGVSLELGGKNPMLVLEDANLEAAVEGAVRGAFANAGQLCVSLERIYVHEKVFEAFTRRFVEKTSSLRLGATLDHRSQMGSLTVQRQFDTVLAHVQDAVAKGAKVLTGGRPRPDLGTLFFEPTILTDVTPEMRVYHEETFGPVVSLYKFSDLEQVLAQINHSEYGLNASIWSKDLGKARALAARIQAGTVNINESYAAAWASMDATMGGFKASGLGRRHGQEGLYRFTELQTIAIERLMPVTGPAWLPRGWYGRIATAALRALKWLYRLWYRL; encoded by the coding sequence ATGATCGAAACAGGCCGGCTGCGCGCCATCAATCCCCCGCGGGAAACACCCCTGTTCACCCCAGAGCTGCTCGAGCGGCTGGCGCAGCGAGTCTCTGCGTCGAAGCCCCACACCCCCTACACCCTGTACTCCCCCTTCAATGGAAGGGTGCTGGGTGTCTTTCCGCTGAGCAACGCCCAGGATGTGCGCCAGGCCGTGGAGCGTGCCCGGCAGGCCCAGCCGGCCTGGGCCCGAATGGATGCCAGGTCTCGAGCCCGCATCATGCTGCGCTTCCACGACTTGCTGCTGGAGCGGCAGGCCGAGATCCTCGACCTGACCCAGTACGAGACCGGCAAGGCCCGCCGCGATGCCCAGGAAGAGCTGCTGGACACGGCCATTGTGGCCCAGTACTACGCCACCCGCAGCCCGGGCTGGCTGCGTCCCCGGCGGGTGGGCGGTACTTTTTTGGGCCTGACCCAGACCTGGGAGTACCGCCACCCGGTGGGGGTGGTGGGGGTCATCTCGCCCTGGAATTATCCGCTGGTGATGGCGGTGAGCGAGCCCATTCCCGCGCTGATGGCGGGCAACGCGGTGGTGCTCAAGCCCGACCTGCAGACCACCTTTACGGCCCTCTGGATTCAGTCCCTACTGGAGGAGGCCGGGCTGCCGCGCGATCTTTTTCAGGTTGTGACCGGGGGTGGCGAGGTGGGTGAGGCCCTGGTGGCTACCGCGGATTTCATTGCCCTGACCGGCAGCACCCCCACCGGGCGCAAGGTGGCCCGCCAGGCCGGAGAACGGCTTATTGGGGTGAGCCTGGAGCTGGGGGGCAAAAACCCCATGCTGGTGCTGGAGGACGCCAACCTCGAGGCCGCCGTGGAGGGCGCTGTTCGCGGAGCGTTCGCCAATGCCGGGCAGCTTTGCGTCTCCCTCGAGCGCATCTACGTGCACGAAAAGGTCTTCGAGGCCTTCACCCGGCGCTTCGTGGAAAAAACCTCGAGCCTGCGTTTGGGGGCCACCCTGGATCACCGCTCGCAGATGGGCTCCCTCACAGTCCAGCGGCAGTTCGATACCGTGCTGGCCCACGTGCAGGACGCCGTGGCGAAAGGGGCCAAGGTGCTCACCGGGGGCCGACCCCGGCCCGACCTGGGGACCCTGTTCTTCGAGCCCACCATCCTGACCGATGTAACGCCCGAGATGCGCGTATACCACGAAGAAACCTTTGGCCCGGTGGTCAGCCTGTACAAGTTTAGCGACCTCGAGCAGGTGCTGGCCCAGATCAACCACAGCGAGTATGGCCTCAACGCCAGCATCTGGAGCAAAGACCTGGGCAAAGCCCGCGCGCTGGCCGCCCGCATCCAGGCCGGCACGGTCAACATCAACGAGAGCTACGCCGCGGCCTGGGCCTCGATGGACGCGACCATGGGGGGGTTCAAGGCCTCGGGCCTGGGGCGGCGGCACGGCCAGGAGGGGCTGTACCGCTTTACCGAGCTACAGACCATTGCCATTGAGCGCCTCATGCCCGTCACCGGCCCGGCCTGGCTGCCCAGGGGCTGGTACGGGCGCATCGCAACCGCCGCGCTCAGGGCCCTCAAGTGGCTCTACCGCCTGTGGTACCGGCTATGA